One window from the genome of Amphiprion ocellaris isolate individual 3 ecotype Okinawa chromosome 23, ASM2253959v1, whole genome shotgun sequence encodes:
- the syt4 gene encoding synaptotagmin-4, giving the protein MAPMVEEGAQLVAVPVGVAVVSVFGLVFTVSAFAWICCQRKNTKSQKTPPYKFVHMLKGVDIYPESLSGKKKFAASATTTANDTSKTDVNGNCHTASPLSPTGTGKPASSPNGTRPALHLDLEKRDLNGNFTTKPFHHHHQKVRSSPDLELPSPHAGFTQPGVMDRRDLPSPSSTLSSQAPTPAVDRPQGEEKEGGLGTLHFSLEYQPERKAFIVHIKEAHGLTPTDEQSLTSDPYIKLTLLPEKKHRVKTRVLRKTLDPAFDETFSFYGIPLARVSELALHFMVLSFDRFSRDEVIGETLVPLSGIDLTEGRVLMSREIIKRNVKKSSGRGELLLSLCYQSTTNTLTVVVLKARHLPKTENNGPTDPYVKVNMYHGKKRVCKKKTHVKKCSPNPVFNELFVFDLPSEEGLRDTSVELLLMDSDAGNSRCPNTVIGRLVLGTSAAGTPGEHWREICDHPRRQIAKWHAMSED; this is encoded by the exons ATGGCTCCAATGGTGGAGGAAGGAGCTCAGCTTG TGGCAGTGCCGGTGGGTGTTGCTGTGGTGAGCGTCTTCGGCCTTGTCTTCACTGTGTCAGCCTTTGCATGGATCTGTTGCCAGCGCAAAAACACCAAATCCCAGAAGACGCCTCCCTACAAGTTTGTGCACATGCTCAAAGGAGTTGACATCTACCCAGAGAGCCTCAGTGGCAAGAAGAAGTTTGCTGCATCTGCCACCACAACAGCTAACGACACCAGTAAAACTGATGTCAATGGAAACTGCCACACCGCGTCGCCACTGAGTCCGACTGGCACCGGTAAACCGGCGTCAAGTCCAAATGGCACCAGACCGGCTCTACATCTGGATCTGGAGAAGCGGGATCTGAATGGCAACTTTACCACCAAACCGTTTCATCACCACCACCAGAAGGTGCGGAGCTCCCCGGACCTGGAGCTGCCCTCTCCCCATGCAGGGTTCACCCAACCCGGTGTGATGGACCGCCGTGATCTCCCTTCTCCATCCAGCACCCTCTCCAGCCAGGCACCCACCCCGGCTGTGGACCGGCCCCagggagaggagaaggagggcgGGCTGGGGACCCTCCATTTCTCCCTGGAATATCAACCAGAGAGGAAGGCTTTCATTGTCCATATCAAG GAGGCACATGGTCTGACCCCAACTGATGAGCAGTCATTGACCTCTGACCCCTACATCAAGCTGACACTGCTGCCAGAGAAGAAGCATCGCGTGAAGACCAGAGTCTTACGGAAGACTCTAGACCCCGCCTTTGACGAGACCTTCAGCTTCTACGGGATACCGCTGGCCCGAGTGTCGGAGTTGGCCCTCCACTTCATGGTTCTGAGCTTCGATAGGTTCTCTCGCGACGAGGTCATCGGAGAAACCTTGGTACCTTTGTCTGGGATCGACTTGACCGAGGGCCGTGTCCTCATGAGCCGAGAGATCATCAAGAGGAATGTTAAG AAGTCCTCAGGCCGAGGCGAGTTACTGCTCTCCCTGTGCTACCAGTCTACAACCAACACTCTGACCGTGGTCGTTCTCAAAGCTCGCCACCTGCCCAAGACCGAAAACAATGGACCCACAG ATCCGTACGTCAAGGTGAACATGTATCATGGAAAGAAGCGTGTCTGCAAGAAGAAGACCCATGTGAAGAAGTGTTCCCCCAACCCGGTCTTTAACGAGCTCTTTGTCTTTGACCTGCCCTCCGAGGAGGGCCTGAGGGACACCAgcgtggagctgctgctgatggactCAGACGCAGGCAACTCACGCTGCCCCAACACTGTTATCGGGCGCCTGGTGCTGGGCACATCGGCAGCAGGAACCCCCGGCGAGCACTGGAGGGAGATCTGCGACCACCCGCGTCGCCAGATCGCCAAGTGGCACGCCATGTCAGAGGATTAG